From Nicotiana tabacum cultivar K326 chromosome 15, ASM71507v2, whole genome shotgun sequence, the proteins below share one genomic window:
- the LOC107776518 gene encoding pathogenesis-related protein R major form precursor, whose protein sequence is MNFLKSFPFFAFLYFGQYFVAVTHAATFDIVNKCTYTVWAAASPGGGRRLDSGQSWSINVNPGTVQARIWGRTNCNFDGSGRGNCETGDCNGMLECQGYGKAPNTLAEFALNQPNQDFVDISLVDGFNIPMEFSPTNGGCRNLRCTAPINEQCPAQLKTQGGCNNPCTVIKTNEYCCTNGPGSCGPTDLSRFFKERCPDAYSYPQDDPTSLFTCPSGTNYRVVFCP, encoded by the coding sequence atgaacttcCTCAAAAGCTTCCCCTTTTTTGCCTTCCTTTATTTTGGCCAATACTTTGTAGCTGTTACTCATGCTGCCACTTTTGACATtgtcaacaaatgcacctacACAGTCTGGGCCGCGGCCTCTCCAGGTGGAGGCAGGCGGCTCGACTCAGGCCAATCTTGGAGCATTAATGTGAACCCAGGAACAGTCCAGGCTCGCATTTGGGGTCGAACCAATTGCAACTTCGATGGCAGTGGCCGAGGTAATTGTGAGACTGGAGACTGTAACGGGATGTTAGAGTGTCAAGGCTATGGAAAAGCACCTAACACTTTAGCTGAATTTGCACTTAATCAACCCAATCAGGACTTTGTCGACATCTCTCTTGTTGATGGATTTAACATCCCCATGGAATTCAGCCCGACCAATGGAGGATGTCGTAATCTCAGATGCACAGCACCTATTAACGAACAATGCCCAGCACAGTTGAAAACACAAGGTGGATGTAACAACCCATGTACTGTGATAAAAACCAATGAATATTGTTGTACAAATGGGCCTGGATCATGTGGGCCTACTGATTTGTCGAGATTTTTTAAGGAAAGATGCCCTGATGCTTATAGTTATCCACAGGATGATCCAACCAGTTTGTTTACGTGTCCTTCTGGTACTAATTACAGGGTTGTCTTCTGCCCTTGA